The nucleotide window GTATAATTCGCAACCTGAAATTTAGCTTTTGAGGTTTTTTCTGTGCTGGCTGTATTGCGCGTTATCTTTATTTGTATTGCTTTGGTGGTGATTTTTCTTACATCAATGGTGCTTTGTGTTGTTCGTCCTTTTCACCGAAATAACGTTCACGATACCGCATCATTTATCGGCAAAATTGCGATTATTCTTGGTATTAAAGTTGAGATAAGACGACCTAAAAGTCTTGATAAAATCGGTCCGGTTGTTTACGTTGCCAACCATCAAAATTCCTACGATGTGTTTACCGTTAGTGCGTCATTGCCAAAAGGTACGGTAAGCATTGGTAAGAAGAGCCTTAAGTGGATTCCATTATTCGGACAAATGTATTGGTTTACCGGTAACATCTTGATTGATCGTGGTAATCGCTCAAAAGCGCACGGTACGATTGCATCATCAGCAGAAAAAATTAAAGAACGAAATATCTCGGTATGGTTGTTTCCAGAAGGGACTCGCAGTTACGGTCGCGGTCTACTACCATTTAAAGCGGGCGCATTCCACACAGCGGCTTTAGCGAACGTGCCTGTGGTGCCAGTATGTGTCAGTAACACCCATGATATGGTTAAACTTAATCGTTGGAATAACGGTAAGATGATCATTGAATTTCAAGAGCCAATCAATGTCGAAGGCAGCCAACGTGAATACATACGTCACTTTGCCAATGACACTCGTGTCTTGATGATGGAACGAATTAAAGAGCTGAGCGTCGAAGCCGGTAACCCATTTGAGAATCTACCCGTGGTAGAGAAAAAAGCAGGATAGTGTAATGAGCGAAACAAGCGTGGATTTAAC belongs to Thalassotalea sp. HSM 43 and includes:
- a CDS encoding 1-acylglycerol-3-phosphate O-acyltransferase — encoded protein: MLAVLRVIFICIALVVIFLTSMVLCVVRPFHRNNVHDTASFIGKIAIILGIKVEIRRPKSLDKIGPVVYVANHQNSYDVFTVSASLPKGTVSIGKKSLKWIPLFGQMYWFTGNILIDRGNRSKAHGTIASSAEKIKERNISVWLFPEGTRSYGRGLLPFKAGAFHTAALANVPVVPVCVSNTHDMVKLNRWNNGKMIIEFQEPINVEGSQREYIRHFANDTRVLMMERIKELSVEAGNPFENLPVVEKKAG